Proteins from one Roseovarius nanhaiticus genomic window:
- a CDS encoding saccharopine dehydrogenase, whose protein sequence is MTHLWVRAEQRTNEERVGLTPDGARALIAEGMTVTVEESRQRAIPIDGYRDAGCTIAPEGSWPEAPDDAIIFGLKELPEDGTPLRHRHIMFGHAFKGQHSGRALLERFKAGGGTLYDLEYLVDGQGRRVAAFGYWAGYAGAAVTVKSWAAQRRGGICPAVGTYSGKDALLADLERDLEGLRAPSAIIIGALGRVGTGAADLCDALGLAPTRWDMNETSKGGPFPEILAHDMFLNCIFARPGTPVFVPASALDAPRDLTVIGDVACDPDSDYNPVPIYDEATDWAAPARRVHDAPPMDVMAIDNLPSLLPVEASQDFSALLLPSLRGLGHLDCGVWGRAHETFTDAMKGL, encoded by the coding sequence ATGACACATCTATGGGTCCGCGCCGAGCAGCGCACCAATGAGGAACGCGTCGGACTCACACCCGACGGTGCGCGCGCGCTCATCGCCGAGGGCATGACAGTGACGGTCGAGGAAAGCCGCCAGCGCGCCATCCCGATAGACGGCTACCGCGATGCGGGATGCACCATCGCCCCCGAGGGCAGTTGGCCCGAGGCGCCCGACGATGCCATCATCTTCGGCCTCAAGGAACTGCCCGAGGATGGCACGCCCCTGCGGCATCGCCACATCATGTTCGGCCACGCCTTCAAGGGGCAGCATTCCGGCCGCGCGCTGCTGGAGCGGTTCAAGGCGGGCGGCGGCACGCTTTATGATCTGGAGTATCTCGTTGATGGTCAGGGGCGCCGTGTTGCCGCCTTTGGCTATTGGGCGGGGTATGCGGGCGCCGCCGTCACGGTGAAATCATGGGCCGCGCAGCGACGCGGCGGCATTTGCCCGGCTGTGGGCACCTATTCGGGCAAGGACGCTCTGCTTGCCGACCTTGAGCGTGATCTCGAAGGGCTCCGTGCGCCGTCGGCCATCATCATCGGCGCGCTGGGCCGCGTCGGGACCGGAGCGGCTGACCTCTGCGATGCGCTGGGCCTCGCCCCCACACGCTGGGACATGAACGAGACGTCGAAGGGCGGGCCGTTTCCCGAAATCCTCGCCCACGACATGTTCCTCAATTGCATCTTTGCACGGCCCGGTACGCCGGTTTTTGTCCCCGCCTCTGCACTGGACGCGCCCCGTGACCTGACCGTAATCGGTGACGTCGCCTGCGATCCGGACAGCGATTACAACCCGGTGCCGATTTACGACGAGGCCACAGATTGGGCCGCGCCCGCGCGCCGCGTCCATGACGCGCCACCCATGGATGTGATGGCCATCGACAATCTGCCCTCGCTCTTGCCGGTCGAGGCAAGCCAAGACTTTTCCGCGCTGCTCTTGCCCTCGCTGCGCGGGTTGGGCCATCTTGACTGCGGCGTCTGGGGACGGGCGCATGAGACATTTACAGACGCGATGAAAGGCCTTTGA
- a CDS encoding glutathione S-transferase family protein: MKLYYAPGTVSIAVAIALHEAGLDFDAQKVSFKDAEQTKPEYHAINPKGRVPALEVDGRVLTETGAILDYIAAVAPDTGLMPEAPLDAARVRGVMHYLASTVQPNHAHGPRAYRWAEKEESHADMRAQVPKTMAASATYIEDHCLKGPYVMGDHVTVADPHLFVMCLWLKGDGVDVDGYPLITAFMAAMEERESVKAVRAAGML, translated from the coding sequence ATGAAACTCTATTACGCCCCCGGCACCGTATCCATTGCGGTGGCCATCGCCCTGCACGAGGCGGGCCTCGATTTTGACGCACAAAAGGTCAGCTTCAAGGATGCCGAGCAGACCAAGCCCGAGTATCACGCCATCAACCCCAAGGGCCGGGTGCCTGCGCTGGAGGTAGATGGCAGGGTCCTGACCGAGACAGGCGCCATCCTTGATTACATTGCCGCTGTCGCGCCCGATACCGGGCTGATGCCCGAGGCGCCGCTGGATGCTGCGCGCGTGCGCGGCGTGATGCATTACCTCGCCAGCACGGTACAGCCCAACCACGCACATGGCCCCCGCGCCTATCGCTGGGCCGAAAAGGAGGAAAGCCACGCCGACATGCGCGCGCAAGTGCCCAAGACGATGGCCGCCAGCGCAACCTATATCGAGGATCATTGCCTCAAAGGGCCGTATGTCATGGGCGATCATGTGACGGTGGCCGATCCGCATCTCTTTGTGATGTGCCTCTGGCTGAAGGGTGACGGCGTCGATGTGGATGGCTATCCGCTGATCACCGCCTTCATGGCCGCGATGGAAGAGCGCGAGTCGGTCAAGGCCGTCCGCGCTGCCGGTATGCTGTAA
- a CDS encoding histidine phosphatase family protein: MTEIILIRHGQANSGASDEAGYDRLSDLGHRQAAWLGEWLQSTDPHFDRVITGTLTRQRQTAHSMGFAATGEDARLNELTYFALAQAMEAQHGVAAPDTAQEFSHYMPQVIAHWAEDRLADVPETFGSFHTRITTMIDEIASQHGRSMLVTSGGVIGMIMRHVLGLDTHSMTRMMLRTHNSSVHRLRHVHGQLVLDSFNATPHLDAKDRAHARTFI; the protein is encoded by the coding sequence GTGACCGAAATCATCCTTATCCGCCACGGGCAGGCCAATTCTGGCGCCTCTGACGAGGCGGGCTACGACCGCTTGTCCGACTTGGGTCATCGCCAGGCCGCGTGGCTGGGCGAATGGCTGCAATCGACGGATCCGCATTTCGATCGGGTGATCACCGGTACGCTTACAAGGCAGCGCCAGACTGCGCATTCCATGGGCTTTGCCGCAACCGGCGAGGATGCCCGCCTGAATGAGCTGACCTATTTCGCATTGGCCCAGGCAATGGAGGCGCAGCACGGCGTCGCCGCACCTGACACCGCGCAGGAATTTTCACACTACATGCCACAGGTCATCGCGCATTGGGCCGAGGACCGCTTGGCCGATGTGCCGGAAACTTTCGGCAGTTTTCACACTCGTATCACCACAATGATCGACGAGATCGCGTCTCAGCACGGGCGCAGCATGCTGGTGACATCGGGCGGCGTGATCGGCATGATCATGCGGCATGTCCTCGGGCTTGATACCCATTCCATGACCCGCATGATGCTGCGCACGCATAACAGCTCGGTCCACCGGCTACGCCATGTTCACGGGCAGTTGGTGCTGGACAGCTTCAACGCCACACCGCACCTTGACGCCAAGGATCGGGCCCACGCCCGCACATTCATCTAG
- a CDS encoding PRC-barrel domain-containing protein translates to MFRPIMIAAVAATATPALAQDMSLDIAQLRSVDDANVVNAAGDKLGEIEDVLVGADGKPVAYVVDTGGFLDIGDEDVVVSIDALQWQGGQYVSDMTEEQLEALPKWDD, encoded by the coding sequence ATGTTCCGACCCATCATGATTGCCGCAGTCGCAGCTACCGCAACGCCCGCACTGGCACAGGATATGTCGCTCGACATTGCACAGCTGCGCAGTGTCGATGATGCCAATGTCGTCAATGCCGCCGGTGACAAGCTGGGCGAAATCGAAGACGTGCTGGTTGGGGCCGATGGCAAACCTGTGGCCTATGTCGTGGACACAGGCGGCTTTCTGGACATCGGGGACGAAGACGTGGTCGTCTCGATCGACGCACTGCAATGGCAGGGCGGCCAGTACGTCAGCGACATGACCGAAGAGCAACTCGAGGCACTACCAAAGTGGGATGATTAA
- the pncB gene encoding nicotinate phosphoribosyltransferase, with protein MVDIASRVHNHKWKIDPIVRSLIDTDFYKLLMCQSVFRNRPDTQVTFSLINRAKHIPLANLVDEGELREQLDHIRSLSLSRGESTWMRGNMFYGKRQMFNPDFMDWFEKLRLPPYYLERVGDQYELTFEGSWPEVMLWEIPALAVLMELRSRTVLHSMEKFELQVLYARAMTKLWEKVETLREVPNLRLADFGTRRRHSFLWQDWCVRAMHEGLGEKFVGTSNCLIAKNRDLEAIGTNAHEMPMIYAALAENDEELARAPYDVLSDWHEEHEGNLRIILPDTYGTKGFLENAPDWLAGWTGIRVDSGDPATAAELAIDWWSRRGEDPSQKLIIFSDGLDEAKIAELHAQFSGRVRVSFGWGTYLTNDFRGLVPNDALAPFSMVCKAVAANGRPTVKLSDNPNKAMGPADEIARYKRVFNVGDQASLTVEV; from the coding sequence ATGGTCGATATCGCCAGCCGCGTGCACAATCACAAATGGAAGATCGACCCGATTGTCCGATCCCTGATCGACACCGACTTCTACAAGTTGCTGATGTGTCAGTCCGTCTTTCGCAACCGGCCCGACACACAGGTCACGTTCAGCCTGATCAACCGGGCCAAGCATATTCCGCTGGCCAATCTGGTGGACGAGGGCGAGTTGCGCGAGCAGCTGGATCACATTCGCTCGCTTTCGCTGTCACGCGGCGAAAGCACGTGGATGCGCGGGAATATGTTTTACGGCAAGCGGCAGATGTTCAATCCCGACTTCATGGACTGGTTCGAGAAGCTGCGCCTGCCGCCCTATTATCTCGAGCGGGTCGGCGATCAGTACGAGCTGACATTCGAGGGCTCCTGGCCCGAGGTCATGCTGTGGGAAATTCCCGCTCTCGCCGTGTTGATGGAGCTGCGCAGCCGCACCGTGCTGCACAGTATGGAGAAGTTCGAGCTGCAGGTTCTTTATGCCCGCGCGATGACCAAGCTTTGGGAAAAGGTCGAAACCCTGCGCGAGGTGCCCAATCTGCGCCTTGCGGATTTCGGCACGCGGCGGCGGCACTCGTTCCTGTGGCAGGATTGGTGCGTGCGCGCGATGCACGAAGGGCTGGGCGAGAAATTCGTTGGCACGTCAAACTGTCTCATCGCCAAAAACCGCGATCTGGAGGCGATTGGCACCAATGCGCATGAAATGCCCATGATCTATGCCGCTCTTGCTGAAAACGACGAGGAATTGGCCCGCGCGCCCTATGACGTTCTGAGCGACTGGCACGAAGAGCATGAGGGCAATCTGCGCATCATTCTGCCCGACACCTATGGGACCAAGGGATTCTTGGAAAACGCCCCGGATTGGCTGGCCGGCTGGACGGGTATTCGCGTGGACTCGGGCGATCCGGCCACCGCCGCCGAGTTGGCCATAGACTGGTGGAGCCGCCGCGGCGAGGACCCGTCACAAAAGCTGATCATTTTTTCTGATGGTCTGGACGAGGCCAAGATCGCGGAACTGCATGCGCAATTTTCGGGCCGGGTGCGCGTGTCATTCGGCTGGGGAACGTATCTGACCAACGATTTCAGGGGTCTTGTGCCAAACGACGCGCTGGCGCCGTTTTCGATGGTCTGCAAGGCGGTGGCGGCCAATGGGCGTCCCACCGTCAAGCTGTCGGACAACCCCAACAAGGCGATGGGCCCGGCGGATGAAATCGCGCGATACAAACGGGTCTTCAATGTGGGTGATCAAGCGTCGCTGACCGTCGAGGTCTGA
- a CDS encoding SDR family oxidoreductase — protein MTKTLFCFGYGYSARALGALLRREGGWRIIGTTRDAQKAEMLEAEGVEPVIWPGSDISAQLNEATHLLISAGPNEDGDPVLAELHAAIARVAPRLEWAGYLSTTGVYGDQDGGWVDETTPLDPGTRRGVLRQEAEAAWAAIPGLPLHIFRLAGIYGPGRGPFAKVRSGRARRIIKDGQVFSRIHVEDIAQIVAASMHAPDPGAVYNLCDNDPAPPQDVIAYAAELLGLPLPEAVPFEEAEMSQMARSFYSESKRVRNDRIKTDLGITLRYPTYREGLRAMMDDPANGS, from the coding sequence ATGACAAAAACACTCTTTTGCTTTGGATACGGATATTCCGCCCGCGCGCTGGGCGCGCTTTTGCGGCGCGAGGGAGGCTGGCGAATCATCGGCACCACGCGCGATGCGCAAAAAGCCGAGATGTTGGAGGCCGAGGGGGTCGAGCCCGTGATCTGGCCCGGCTCCGATATTTCGGCACAGTTGAATGAGGCCACGCATCTCTTGATTTCCGCCGGGCCGAATGAGGACGGCGATCCCGTACTGGCCGAACTGCACGCGGCCATCGCCCGCGTCGCGCCACGTCTTGAATGGGCCGGGTATCTCTCGACTACCGGCGTTTATGGCGATCAGGATGGCGGATGGGTGGATGAGACAACCCCGCTCGACCCCGGCACGCGGCGCGGCGTGTTGCGGCAGGAGGCCGAGGCGGCCTGGGCTGCGATCCCCGGCCTGCCGCTGCACATCTTTCGGCTGGCCGGCATCTACGGGCCGGGGCGTGGACCGTTTGCCAAGGTCCGCTCGGGGCGGGCGCGCCGCATCATCAAAGATGGCCAAGTCTTCAGCCGCATCCATGTCGAGGATATCGCCCAGATCGTTGCCGCATCGATGCACGCGCCTGACCCGGGCGCGGTCTATAACCTTTGCGATAACGATCCTGCGCCGCCGCAGGACGTGATAGCCTATGCGGCGGAATTACTTGGCCTGCCCTTGCCCGAGGCGGTGCCCTTCGAGGAGGCAGAGATGTCCCAGATGGCGCGCAGCTTCTATTCAGAATCCAAGCGGGTCAGGAATGACCGGATCAAGACGGATCTGGGCATCACGCTGCGCTATCCCACTTACCGTGAAGGGCTGCGCGCGATGATGGATGATCCCGCCAACGGCAGCTGA
- a CDS encoding AMP nucleosidase, whose protein sequence is MTPTDPLIDSPEHMPAQEFTEATAAVDHLCALYDQAVDFLRKGFMTALAGPRPTHRIRAFYPEIRLTTSSFAGIDTRLSFGHVAAPGTHATTVTRPDLFRDYLIQQIGLLIENHEVPVSIGVSDTPMPVHFAVAQDARMTVPHEGAAGFTLRDVFDVPDLVTMDDDIINGTAAPAPDDTAPLAPFTAQRVDYSLARLAHYTATSPAHFQNHVLFTNYQFYVSEFEAYARRALADPDSGYTSFVATEDAEITGPDQPLQAPTKMPQMPTYHLKKPDGSGITLVNIGVGPSNAKTATDHIAVLRPHAWIMVGHCAGLRNSQRLGDYVLAHAYLREDGVLDADLPTWVPIPALAEIQIALEEAVEDVTQLEGYELKRIMRTGTVASVDNRNWELRDNSGPVRRLSQSRAIALDMESATIAANGFRFRVPYGTLLCVSDKPLHGELKLPGMASAFYTDQVARHLMIGIRAMEALSQMPLDRLHSRKLRAFDETAFL, encoded by the coding sequence ATGACCCCGACCGACCCGTTGATCGACAGCCCCGAGCACATGCCGGCACAAGAGTTCACCGAGGCAACCGCCGCCGTCGACCATCTTTGCGCGCTCTATGATCAGGCCGTGGACTTTCTGCGCAAGGGTTTCATGACCGCGCTTGCCGGGCCGCGGCCAACCCACCGCATCCGGGCCTTCTATCCCGAAATTCGCCTGACGACGTCCAGCTTTGCAGGAATCGACACGCGCCTCTCTTTCGGTCATGTGGCGGCGCCCGGCACCCATGCGACGACCGTGACGCGACCGGATCTGTTCCGCGATTACCTGATCCAGCAAATCGGCCTCCTGATCGAAAATCACGAGGTTCCAGTCAGCATCGGCGTGTCGGACACGCCCATGCCCGTCCACTTTGCCGTTGCGCAAGATGCACGCATGACAGTGCCGCATGAGGGTGCCGCGGGGTTCACCCTGCGCGACGTGTTCGACGTTCCGGATCTTGTCACGATGGATGACGACATCATCAACGGCACCGCCGCGCCCGCCCCCGACGACACGGCGCCACTTGCCCCCTTCACGGCGCAGCGGGTGGATTACTCGCTGGCGCGGCTGGCGCATTACACGGCAACCTCGCCCGCACATTTTCAGAACCACGTCCTTTTCACCAATTACCAGTTCTACGTGTCCGAATTCGAAGCCTATGCCCGCCGTGCCCTCGCAGATCCGGACAGCGGCTATACCAGCTTCGTCGCCACCGAAGACGCCGAGATCACCGGCCCCGACCAGCCACTTCAGGCCCCCACCAAAATGCCGCAGATGCCGACCTATCACCTCAAGAAACCTGACGGCTCGGGTATCACGTTGGTCAATATCGGCGTCGGACCCTCCAACGCCAAGACGGCGACAGACCATATCGCCGTGCTGCGCCCCCATGCGTGGATCATGGTCGGCCATTGCGCGGGCCTGCGCAATTCGCAGCGGCTGGGCGACTATGTTCTGGCCCACGCCTATCTGCGCGAGGATGGCGTGCTGGACGCGGATCTGCCCACTTGGGTGCCCATCCCGGCCTTGGCCGAAATCCAGATCGCTCTCGAGGAGGCGGTCGAGGATGTGACACAGCTGGAAGGCTACGAGCTCAAGCGCATCATGCGCACCGGAACGGTGGCCAGCGTGGATAACCGCAACTGGGAACTGCGCGACAATTCCGGCCCGGTGCGCCGTCTCAGCCAGAGCCGCGCCATCGCCCTCGACATGGAAAGCGCGACCATCGCCGCAAACGGATTTCGCTTTCGCGTGCCATACGGCACGCTTCTGTGCGTCTCGGACAAGCCGCTGCATGGCGAGCTGAAACTACCCGGGATGGCCAGCGCCTTTTACACCGATCAGGTCGCGCGCCACTTGATGATTGGCATCCGCGCAATGGAGGCGCTATCGCAAATGCCGCTCGACCGGCTTCACAGCCGTAAATTGCGCGCTTTCGATGAAACGGCCTTTCTGTGA